aacacagcactgcaccagctattaggaagaaaattaactctatcccagccaaaaccaggacaatatTCTTACAAGGTTCTGCAAAACTCTTTTTATGCTATCATGACTATCACAGGTTTCCAGTCGGAGAGTGTGCTGCACTGCATATTACATCTCCCCCAGTGTCTGTGTGGAGGATGCCATACTTACGTGGCAGTCCACTAGTACATAAAGGCAACTAGTGGGCATGAAGAATAGTGAGAAACTACTGAAGCTCACACTTGGGATGCCCCTGCAGAGGTACTTCAGCCACAGAGAGTTGGGAATAGAAGATCTGAGTAATATAAAAACTATTCCAACAGGCAACTAAGTACCTGTGGTTAAAGCCTACCTGAGGCACATCACATTGATCTTTGTGGTAATGGGTTTAGCATCTGTTCTGTAGTCTGCATGAAGGAAATCGACTATCAGGGCTGTGTGCTCTGACAGCAGTcaaaaaaaagcattgctgAAACTTGCAAACCAGAAGTAAGACCAAACCTAAGACTTAGAGAATGCAAGTGAGCTTTGTCATTGATGGTGAGACCTACAGAAGTTTTAGTGGCAATATAGTATCAATATGCCTGAATAGTTTGAAATCAAACTTGCATGGTTTTTGGCAGTAGAGGAAAGGTTTAGAGTACAAGGCCAATAGTCTTCAGAGTTCCTAGCAGCCCCAGGTTTGCTCTCTAGTTGGCAAGTATGTATACGctatctgttttttctttgttctagTTTTTCATCATTTTGCTGATAATTCTCCTGGCAGAGCTGATACTactcattttgttctttgtttatATGGACAAGGTAAGCAAATATGCCATATAGATTAATTATCTGTACTAGCATGTAAACCAGATTCAGTTTGTTTTCGTTTGATAGACGTATGTGGGTTCTCCTTGCTCTTCACTTTGGGGAAGGTTTAACCTGGGCTGTTCTCCGTAAGCTGCTTCtgcagggggagaaggaagTGATGAAGAGGGCAAACAGGAGAGAAGAACCCTCTAGCTTtacaatttcttccctgaaataaaaccacagtcCAGGGCCTCCTTTTTAGTCTTCTCCTAAAAGCTAAGATAGATAGTCTTCAACATAGCTGTGTGATGTCTCTGCAAGAGGCTCATCATCTTGTGGACCTGAGTTGTGAGACGTCCTACTTAAGACCTTGTTAGCTCCTTGGGGCCAATGCTGGAACAGGACTGGAGGAGAGAGGCCTGGAATATTCATAGGTTATTCCAGATGCCACCAGCTCTCTCATTTGGCTGGTCAGTCCTAAAGAGTTTGACAGGGATCAAGAGGCAGCTTTTCATAAGCCCATCTGTAGGAATCTGTTATCTAGTAGATAACTAGACTAAGTTAAGTAGGAAAAACCGGCTGGCCTGTCTGATAGGCAAGACTGGAAGAATGCTTGGGGAACTGGAGAACTCTGCTAAACACAAGACAGAGCCTTACAGTATGAGCATGTCCAGactgattttaaaactgaactACTACCAGAGTTGTATCTCTTCCCAGATTGTCATGATGCCTGCCACTTTCACGGAGCTAGGCCGAACTTATGATTTCGAATGGGATGTCAAACAGGGATGAAACAGATCTTGCAATATAGTTGACCTTTATGGCAGGACCCATAAtccttttgctgctgccagctcacTGCTGTCAGAGCCATCCTGCATCCAGGACTCCAGGCTCAGACTGAAATTTATACAAGAAATGGGACATCCCAGATCTGCTGCTAAGCATTCCAACTTTCTCAACTACAGAAAGAAGAGCACTTCTTTGTGCTCTGTGAATATTCCAGAGTTTGAAAATCATAAATTCTACAAGCCTATCCCCACAAGGAGAGCAAtaataatattctttttcaaTTGATTTTGTATTGGCCATTTACTATAGCCTGCCTGAACTTGTGCAAGGGATAACTATGTTAAGCTTGAGAGGCTGGGACTCTGGTTTTATGATGTCAGCAAATTAAAGTAGGCCATAGGttgcaggcaggagaggctgcTGTGAAGTGTTGCCAACAGCTATCTCTAGCAAAATTGATCTCAGCAGATTTCTGCTGATGGCTCTTCAGTTAGTTTGGATTAGGTGATGACTGTATGGCGGTCTCTTAGTAGAGGGGAAGCTATTTGGTCTCTTATCTCATGAGAATTAATCCAGTATTCTGCAATCTGAGGGAGAAACTAGGACTTGGCTGGTGCTGAAAGGTCCCACTGGCTTGTGAGAGTCTGGAAGCTATGATGGAGCTCTTCTACCCATATTAAGTTTGTGGTGAGAGAAAGTGAGAGAGATACATTCTATATGCAAGTCTGTACCATTTGGTCCTTTCACTGCAATGCATTGACTTTCTGTATGTTTTACATCATGCAGGTCAGTGAAAGTGCAAAGAAAGATTTGAAGGAAGGTATGAAGCTATacaattcagaaaataatgttgGACTGAAAAATGCATGGAATATCATTCAAGCAGAGGTAACATattttctcaattaaaaaaacaaaaaacaaacaaacaaaaccctcacacaacaaacaaacaaaaaaacccaaaaccccaaaacaaaaaacccccacaaacaaacaaaaaccaaccaaccaaacgaaaaaacaaaaccgaaaaacccccacacaaaaccaaaactaaaaacaaacaaaaagaaacaaagaagcaaagaaaaaaacacaatttGGCCAGAAAGGTTTCTGCGGTCTGTTGACTTTGGCATTTGTGCCAAGTCTAAAAGATGGCTAAATCAGgctctgatttctgtttttgCACTCTTGAGCATCCAGGGAGTACGGTGAAATCCAGGATCAAAGTGTGCTCTGTAAGATGAAAGATCCTTACCTCTCTCTGAGATTCTCTGTGCAAATCACAAGCACAGGGATGATCTGAAACAGAGAAGTAGCAAAATCTGCATAGGTATACCTGCAGCCTTGGTAGCTTAGGCTTTTGCTGTTCAGCACTTGTGGCCAGATTACCTAATGTTTTGGAGTTTGGGTTCATTTATCTGTGACAAGAAGGCTAACATACCTTGGGCATGGGACcgttttggtttttggggttttttttaaatgttgttaaGTATTTGATTTTAGTGATATCTGAGCACAAAGCACTTTAACATACAAAACTGTCGTGGCAGTCCTTTTGAAAATATACAGCAGTTTAGTGGAAGTAAAAATTTGCAGTTGTGCATGATTCACAAATCGTGCTACTTAATTTATGAATCCTTATTTTTGCCATAGATGAAATGCTGTGGTGTGAATGACTTCACGGATTGGTACCCAGTGCTGGGAGAAAACACTGTCCCAGACCGATGTTGTACGGAAAACTCTCAAGACTGTGGACGGAACTCTACCGAATTGGTGTGGAAAACGGTAAGGCTTGTTTTTGCCCAGGTCAAGGGTTAGGGAGgcatgggaaggaagaaaatgggaggcatgggaaggaagaaaatagaatgcatgtgaaagaaaatgtgaccTTGGgatttcaattttcttctttcatcatTTCAGGGATGTTATGAGAGAGTTATGACCTGGTTCGATGAGAATAAGCATGTCCTTGGTTCAATCGGGATGTGCATCCTTATAATGCAGGTAATACTGGTATGATGTTTGTCAACATGCCTTTGATTTGCCATCAGCAGTGTTGATTCTGTTGTGTGAAAAGTGGTACTCAATCACTTTGAGTTTGATCATGATTTCAGAAATGACAGATTTCTTTTATGAGTTCATGTAAGGCCATCTACTCAGAAAGGAGGCAGATCAGTCAGTCCCACAAAGAAGGCATGCTACAGTGGGGTTTTGCTTACCTGCCTTTTGACTTCAGAGCACCACTTTGGGCTTCCCATGTTTAGCCATTTGTTACACTGTCCCTTAGggaactggggtttttttaaatttggaagCAAGTTCTAGAAGTTGCCAAAATTAGTAAAGTCATAGCCACTGAGTAGGttaatgtgttttaaagaagaaatgcagaagtatCATCATAATCTGTTAAGGTTTTGGGGTTCCTGTATCACTGTTGTGCTTTGGGGGGAGAATACCTGAATCTGATATTTCAGTTACATTTCAATTATCTGGCTAAACAAGCACAAGTTTTTGGGTAAAAAGGAAGAGTGACTCGTATGTGTATTCTGAAAAATCATTGCACATATGACAGAGAGCCCTGAGAGCTTTTTGCCTCCATCTGTGCTCTGACAGATGTATCTCCAGACATCACCATGTGCCTGAACAACATACATCCAAGTTTACTGATCAGGGTTGAAACTTGAGAAATATGACTAATGTAGAATGACTTTCAAAACTACAGCTGGACAATGAGCACAGGTCAGCAGTGAAGATTTGGCAGCCTCACCGTACTGAAGCctttactgtttgttttccttcagattcTTGGCATGGCCTTCTCCATGACACTCTTCCAGCAGATTCACAGGACTGGCAAAAAATATGATGCCTAAAGCCTCTGAAGCATTATCACATCAACCCGTCATCAAGCCTTCTGTCTCatcataaaaatgaacaaaaggaaTGACAGAGTATCAAGCCTAGCCCTGCTGAAGGAATCCATCCCATTGACTGATCTACTTTGTTGTTATTTGTCCAGTTATTATCACAACTTGTTGactcatttttgtctttcacatTTGCCATTTATTTGCCAAAGAGGGGGGAAACTCCCCAAAACAATGGATTTTCTACACAAAATCATAAACCTGTTCTAAGAATGGTTCTtaacattaagaaaatgttttgctctACTAATCCATGCTGTATGTGCAGAAATTATGTGTGTTCAAGGCAGAATTCTTCAAAGTCTTCCATTAAGTTTTCAACCCTCCTGTCTAATTTACTGGAAGACTCAGAAAAGCCACTCTAACTGAGAGTCCTAGGAATtggagctgctttgctttgcagcttcTTGTACCTTATGGTGTATACTTTTTTATtatgataatgatgatgattattattatgATGGATATAGCTTAGAATTTAGTAGCCTGACTTATAACTTCTTACTGGGTTTGGTTTTACACATTTATTGTACATTAATTTGGGAATCACTGTGCGATCTCTAGAGGGCATGTTTTTTCAAAGTTGACAGTTGGTGCGAGCACATAAATACATAACTTTTTTCAAGTCCATGGGGAGGCATCATCTACCTTTTACCAAGGTCTTGATGTCCTTACTGTAACAAAGGAACCACCTTTGTTACATCCTCAGGTGGAATGCAATGCCTTCCCTTTGGACCAAGTGGTGAACTTCCTACTCCTGTAAGGCAAAGTTCCAATGCCTTTACTCACCCAAAGCAGTGTCTGGCTGCTTTGATATCGTACTACTATGAAAGCTAAAAGTACTAAGCAAGTTACTGCTCCCTGACATGAAGGAAAGAGATTGCAGTCTGGCCTACTGGCTAGTTGGAATCAGACTTCACAATTGCGATGCCTGTTTCAAAAAGTTTGCCCAAGGCATGGCATGCTGCTGGATATGAGGGAAGGGGATGGCAGTTTGATGGCAACATTGTCATGCCATGCCCTTCATTGAAGGGGTCTCCTCAGGCAGATGACAGCTGTCTCCCTGAGCTGGAAAAGATGGTTTGATTAAAGGTGACCAGATGATGCAGGAAAAGGGCAATTTCCAAAACAGCACTCAGAGGTAGTATGTGTCATCACACCTTCAGTACAGAACTGGTTTTTGCTGATGGATTGCCAAGTCCATCCAGTGGTACAGTGCAGAGTTCACTGCAATGCATACTTTTACCAACATTCCTGTTAGAAAACTTAAACATatatttctgtagttttaaTGCTGCTTCATTGCAGGCAGCCCCCATTTTACCCTTTATTCCAGGTTTTTGATGTTttgtgaaggaaggaaaggctCAGAGGATGTTCTGATTTAACTCCAGTCAGGgctcactgctgctctgaaaaaaaccactgcTTTTTGTATTAGCAGCAGTCAGAAGTGACCTTCAGAGGTTACCTCATCCAGTGTCACTCTCAAAGGGTTACTGTCATCTATGTGAAATGGGGCTTACAATGGCATTATTGGGCTGAGTTTCAGAACCTGTAGAGGATGGAGATTTTGTGCCTTTCAGAGCCATAACATGTCAAACTACTCCTCTGGTAAACAAGTTTCTTTTAATGTCCAGTCTGAATATTATTTATACTTTAAACTCTTAAAAGATATCATTTGCGTTGTGTCATTCAGCCTATCTTTTCCTTGTGGGCTGAAACAGCTGTTTCATATCTGGGAGTTTTTAgtcccatttatttttctggtagATCCTGCGTGCATCTTGCAGCAACCGTGTTTTGTGTGGCCTATGTGTCACTTTCTTAAGTTCCTGTGAAATCAGTGTGACAGGAAGGAGTGTGAATATGTGGGAGACAGAGATTAATTTGAAGATTACTATTCTTAGAGCATGGCCCTTGCCCATATGAGCACAATGCCCAAAGTTTCACAGGGCTGTTTCCCACTGAAGCAGACAATGCCATATGGGTTCAGCTATTTCAATTGGATTGCCTTTAAAAGAATCAGGAaagaagcagagggaaagcaCAGAAACTGAATCCAGTTTTACTTGCATTCTAACAAAAATTGGGACCAGGAGCATCTGAGCCCCACTGGAGATGGATGTTCCATGTTGAAGAAGAGGCTCTGATGCCCACTGTACTTGCTGCTACGTGTAAGACTGTATCTGAAGTTGCTAAGATGCATTCCcatttttgcaagaaaagacAGGACAATTTTCATCTGATGGCTCCACTGCATTCTCTCTTTGGGCAGAGGTGCTTTGCTTTCTCTAGCTTTCTCTGGTGTTCAAAAAGAGCAGGGTGCAGGCCTGAACAGGAGCATCATCTCTGTCCTTTTCGGTCGCACAGTGGTACCTGCCACATCTTAAATTTTAATCTGCAGTCAGTTTTTGTacaaaaaatggtaaaaatataTTAGTGAaattaataaggaaataaaaaatgtttgagTAACTCAGAGATGAATTGTGTAGTTGCAAACTCAGCTACTTTGCCTTCCATCCAAACTTATTTTTCTAGAATGCTTCATTCCATTTCATGATCTAGTAGCATAGATcctgaaatctttttttaatgactacTTTTGCTATTTTAAGCACAGTATTAAGTGAGATAGTTACACAAGCTTCATGTGTTCATCTCCATGAAGCCACCTACAGGAAGGAAGTCATGAGCAGGGCTAATTTGTGTCTCTACCTGACTCTCTGATGTGGGAGGTGATGACAGACATCctgaaaggagcagaaaagtaATGCCATTTTCCAGGTGACAAACAACAGCCCTGGAAAGTGTGAGTCTGTGTCAGTTTGTCAGAGAAGGCACTAACTGTCCTGTAAACTGGTCAAAGGGAGCTTGCTTTGGCTCATGTATGTATGCACTTTTTTTGCTTATGCTAGTGGGTGGCtgtctgtgtgttttccccAAATGTCACGctgattatttaaatataagtttttagcatgtttttaaataaaaacagatactgagtaaaagtatttttaatatacacaaCTATTGATTTGTATAAATGCATACCTCTCTGTATCTCTAATTCATGAAAGCACAGTTCAAATGTCTGGAAGTGCTGTTTCTCTGAGTGTTCCTTCGGACTGTAGCATACCCACTGTCTCACTGTGCTTCATGCTTGGAAGCTACAGCAGAACGTAAGCAGAGACATAGTAGGAGAACAGCTTGAAGAAGCTCTATTTGAAAGCTGTCGAAGTGATAGCAGTGAGTTCTGTTCCCTCCTGATGGTACCAAGACTGTTAGTTATAGGAAGCCCAGGTGGAGGGCACCCAAAAGAAGTGCCCATAGCTAAGCAGCATGTGAGGTGATAAAAACAATGGCATAAATGTCTCCAGGATGACAGAAGATGCCTTGTATATGTCATGCATTGAGTTCCTGGACTGTTGTCATGTTAGGCCAACTCTCCTATCCTGGGTCCACCCCCCCATTTGTATGCATGGGATGATAATACAATCATCTCACACATAGGAGGGGTGCAAGCAGAGGGCAAAGTAACTGATCCTCATGGTCTTTTGGGGGCAATGTCAAGCGTAGAGaaggcaaagaggaaaatgatgTTTTCCCAGCAGATGGTTCTTGGGAGCAATATGGAATAGGGAACACGTAATTCTGATGTAACTTCTGTTCCATAGAGTTAAGCAGCCTCATCCTGTAGCTGGCATGGGGAAGCCTGGAGATATTTGCCTATGGGATAGCTATCTGTTGTGCAGTAGATAGTAGACACTAAGAAACAACACGCCATTCCCGCCAGGTGGTGTTTGCACCAGTGTTTCTTCTATGCAATACTTACATTCGCCTTTATATAAAAGATTTTTACTAggataatataaaaataaaggattttttaaaaggtgCCTCTTTGAGCTTATTTCTTTCCTAACTCCAActaccaccaaaaccaaaagggaacaaaaagcATTCTGAAAGGTGACTCACAGAGATCTATTCCAGCTCCACTGCAGTTGAAGTCCAGAGCTCTTGAAGCTTTTGCATCTCTGAAAAGATACCCCCAAATATCCTCTCTCATCCTTATTCAGAacaataataaaacagaaatcagtGTGAAAGATCCCCAAAGATCAGAAAATTGTGCTTGAGAGCCTGGTAATATAGGCAAGTGTTTGCAAATATCCCAGAGAATATAGAATAGTTGAAGAGAGGATAAAGTATTAGAGAGCTTGAAAGACATGCAGAGGACACTGTTTCAGAGCAACAGCGAAAATTTATTAAGCACTGAGATAGAGAAAGACCACAGAATAGCTCTCCAGATGCCACGAAAGTAGAAGATGGTCTGAAAAATCCCTGGATAAAACAATGGAGCCAAGCCGAAGCCAACAAAGCAACAGAGAGTCTGAAGGATATTCAGGAACATAAAGTAGCctcaagaaaagaaagcctGTAAGTAcccaaggaaacaaaatgtatCAGTGTCTAAGAGGccaagaaagaaacagacaagGCAAAAGGCACCCCAAAGAATACCAAAGAGACTCGGTGATAACAACAAAGTATCAGAGATACTAAGGGAGCTCCAGAGTACACAGTAGTACCAAAGGCAGCCTcagaaaagaccaaaaaaacaaaggcagaaagctTGAAAGTGCCCCGAAAAATAGCatcaaagaagggaaaatgagctaaaatctttaaaagactCGGAGGACCCACAGTAGCCTCAAAGATGCAAAGAAACTTCTAGAAAGCCTGAAATAACCATAGTGAATGCACCAGAGACCTTGACAATAACAAGAAAGTAGCAGAGATTCTGAAAGAACACTAGGACAGTATGCATGCAGCTgctaaaaaaggagaaaggataAAGAGCAACAGAGAATAGCcttggaggagggaagaaagaagcacGGAGGCTAAAATAGTCCCAGGAGAAAGAAGAGTAGCTGCTGAGATGCGACAAACCAGAACGAGAGGCCAAAACACATCCAGAAAACCCAGTTGAACTTCAGAAAGGGTAGAGGGGGACAGATGATGACAGCAGAAAGACTGAAAGTGCTCCAAAGTCACCTCAGTGAGAGGAATGAACAGACCAAAAGCCTGaaaagcagccacagcagctttgGAGAGGCAAAGGAAATGGAGAGGTTGAGAGGGTCTCAGAGTACAGAGATATGTTGCAGAGCCTGAGAGACTAGAAAAGAGCCTGAAAGAACCTCTGAGATGATGTAGTCTCAGAGGTGGTAAGAAAATAGCATAAAGCCTGCAAATATGAAGGATAAGAAAGACTAGCctcagaaaggtgaaaaaagtAGTCAAGACACCCAGAACATAGAGTAGCCTTggagaggtgaaaaaaaatggCAGACAGAAAGAATGCTGAGAATGCAGAGAGCACTCACAGAGaccaagaaagaagaaacattgaGTTCAATGAGAACAGATGGTATGACTGGAGAGCCACAAAAGCAGGAGCCAAACTAGAATAACCACACTGTATGTACAGTATGTAGGGCAGTGAAGAAACAAGCAGATAGGCTCAGAAAGCCTCTG
The window above is part of the Strigops habroptila isolate Jane chromosome 3, bStrHab1.2.pri, whole genome shotgun sequence genome. Proteins encoded here:
- the TSPAN9 gene encoding tetraspanin-9 isoform X2; the protein is MARGCLCCLKYMMFLFNLIFWLCGCGLLGVGIWLSVSQGNFATFSPSFPSLSAANLVIAIGTVIMVTGFLGCLGAIKENKCLLLSFFIILLIILLAELILLILFFVYMDKVSESAKKDLKEGMKLYNSENNVGLKNAWNIIQAEMKCCGVNDFTDWYPVLGENTVPDRCCTENSQDCGRNSTELVWKTGCYERVMTWFDENKHVLGSIGMCILIMQILGMAFSMTLFQQIHRTGKKYDA
- the TSPAN9 gene encoding tetraspanin-9 isoform X3, with translation MVTGFLGCLGAIKENKCLLLSFFIILLIILLAELILLILFFVYMDKVSESAKKDLKEGMKLYNSENNVGLKNAWNIIQAEMKCCGVNDFTDWYPVLGENTVPDRCCTENSQDCGRNSTELVWKTGCYERVMTWFDENKHVLGSIGMCILIMQILGMAFSMTLFQQIHRTGKKYDA